A section of the Callospermophilus lateralis isolate mCalLat2 chromosome 14, mCalLat2.hap1, whole genome shotgun sequence genome encodes:
- the LOC143380500 gene encoding 3'(2'),5'-bisphosphate nucleotidase 1-like isoform X1: protein MASSHTVLMRLVASAYSIAQKAGTIVKCVIAEGDLGIVEKTSATDVQTEADRLVQISICSSLARKFPELTIIGEEDLPPEEVDQELIKDGQWEEILKQPCPSQYSAIKDEDLVVWVDPLDGTKEYTEGLLDNVTVLLGIAYEGKAIAGIINQPHYNYQAGPDAVLGRTIWGVLDLGAFGFQLKEVPAWKHIITTARSHSNKLVTDCVSAMNPDDVLRVGGAGNKIIQLIEGKASAYVFASPGCKKWDTCAPEVILHAVGGKLTDIHGNALQYNKEVKRMNSAGVLATLRNYDYYVSRVPESVKNALVP from the coding sequence ATGGCTTCGAGTCACACTGTGTTGATGCGATTGGTAGCTTCAGCGTATTCTATTGCTCAGAAGGCAGGAACTATAGTTAAATGTGTTATTGCTGAAGGAGACCTGGGTATCGTGGAAAAGACCTCTGCAACAGACGTGCAGACCGAAGCTGACCGACTAGTACAGATAAGCATATGTTCTTCACTGGCACGGAAATTCCCTGAACTGACAATAATAGGGGAAGAGGATCTCCCTCCTGAAGAAGTGGATCAAGAGCTGATTAAAGATGGTCAGTGGGAGGAAATATTGAAGCAACCATGCCCATCACAGTACAGTGCTATTAAAGATGAAGACCTTGTGGTTTGGGTTGATCCTCTGGATGGTACCAAGGAATATACTGAAGGTCTTCTTGACAACGTAACTGTTCTTCTTGGAATTGCCTATGAAGGAAAAGCCATAGCAGGCATTATTAACCAACCACATTACAATTACCAGGCAGGACCAGATGCTGTGTTGGGGAGGACAATCTGGGGAGTTTTAGATTTAGGTGCCTTTGGGTTTCAGCTGAAAGAAGTCCCTGCCTGGAAACACATTATCACAACTGCCAGATCCCATAGCAACAAGTTGGTTACAGACTGTGTTTCTGCTATGAACCCTGATGATGTGCTGCGAGTAGGAGGAGCAGGAAATAAGATCATTCAGCTGATCGAAGGCAAAGCTTCTGCTTATGTATTTGCAAGCCCTGGATGTAAGAAATGGGACACTTGTGCTCCCGAAGTTATCTTACATGCTGTGGGAGGCAAGTTAACTGATATCCATGGAAATGCCCTTCAGTACAATAAGGAAGTGAAGCGTATGAACTCCGCAGGGGTCCTGGCCACACTGAGGAATTATGACTACTATGTGAGCCGAGTTCCAGAATCTGTTAAAAATGCACTTGTTCCTtaa
- the LOC143380500 gene encoding 3'(2'),5'-bisphosphate nucleotidase 1-like isoform X2, whose protein sequence is MASSHTVLMRLVASAYSIAQKAGTIVKCVIAEGDLGIVEKTSATDVQTEADRLVQISICSSLARKFPELTIIGEELVVWVDPLDGTKEYTEGLLDNVTVLLGIAYEGKAIAGIINQPHYNYQAGPDAVLGRTIWGVLDLGAFGFQLKEVPAWKHIITTARSHSNKLVTDCVSAMNPDDVLRVGGAGNKIIQLIEGKASAYVFASPGCKKWDTCAPEVILHAVGGKLTDIHGNALQYNKEVKRMNSAGVLATLRNYDYYVSRVPESVKNALVP, encoded by the exons ATGGCTTCGAGTCACACTGTGTTGATGCGATTGGTAGCTTCAGCGTATTCTATTGCTCAGAAGGCAGGAACTATAGTTAAATGTGTTATTGCTGAAGGAGACCTGGGTATCGTGGAAAAGACCTCTGCAACAGACGTGCAGACCGAAGCTGACCGACTAGTACAGATAAGCATATGTTCTTCACTGGCACGGAAATTCCCTGAACTGACAATAATAGGGGAAGAG CTTGTGGTTTGGGTTGATCCTCTGGATGGTACCAAGGAATATACTGAAGGTCTTCTTGACAACGTAACTGTTCTTCTTGGAATTGCCTATGAAGGAAAAGCCATAGCAGGCATTATTAACCAACCACATTACAATTACCAGGCAGGACCAGATGCTGTGTTGGGGAGGACAATCTGGGGAGTTTTAGATTTAGGTGCCTTTGGGTTTCAGCTGAAAGAAGTCCCTGCCTGGAAACACATTATCACAACTGCCAGATCCCATAGCAACAAGTTGGTTACAGACTGTGTTTCTGCTATGAACCCTGATGATGTGCTGCGAGTAGGAGGAGCAGGAAATAAGATCATTCAGCTGATCGAAGGCAAAGCTTCTGCTTATGTATTTGCAAGCCCTGGATGTAAGAAATGGGACACTTGTGCTCCCGAAGTTATCTTACATGCTGTGGGAGGCAAGTTAACTGATATCCATGGAAATGCCCTTCAGTACAATAAGGAAGTGAAGCGTATGAACTCCGCAGGGGTCCTGGCCACACTGAGGAATTATGACTACTATGTGAGCCGAGTTCCAGAATCTGTTAAAAATGCACTTGTTCCTtaa